From Leptospira brenneri:
GAATCTAAAACCTTTCTCTGTGTCAACCTTCCCCTTACCTCTCTTTCCCCTCCCAGATGTATTTCTGTTCCCGGGAATGTTTTTGCCTCTGCATATCTTTGAACCCAGGTATCGGATGATGCTCGATTTTTGTATGGAAAATGGAGGGGAATTGGGTATGGCCCCGTATCCCAAAAATTGGATTGGAGCTGGTGCTCCACCCATCCCTGAAATTGTAGGGTATGGGCACATCATCCAAAAGGAATCCTTACCAGATGGCAGATCCAATATCATTTTGGAAGGAATTGGAACCGCCGAGATTGTAAGCCTGGATTCAACAGAACCTTTTTATATCGCACAAATTGTAAGAAGGGAACATGAAAGAAATAAAAACGTTTCCGAATCTCTGAAAGAAAAAATTGAAGAGTTACTCGTTCTCACCAAACGGATCTTACTTGCGGAAGGTGCAGAAGAGGACTTAATCCTAAAAATGAATCAAATTTTGGTTCATCCCTTTCCTGTGGATTTTATTGCATCCCTGATCTACTTTGATTTCAAAACCAAACAAACCATTTTGGAAACCACTCATTTAGAAACCAAAGCTGACCTACTAAAAACGATCCTTCTTGGTCTTAATTTGAGTGAGTAGATGTTTTCGTTTTTAATTCAGCCACCAAAAATAAAAACTCAGGGAGATCCGTCGGATTTTCACGAAAAAACACTCTCGGATTAGATTCTTTTGCATTTAAGTACAAATAACTAGAGTTTTCTTTTCGAATGTAAGCTCTTTCTAAATAATGATTGGTTTGCGAATAATATAAAAAATCTTTCATTAGATCACTAATCGCAACATCACCTTCACTTTGTTTGTTTGTTGCAGAGAAAAAAACAGATGTTGTTTCTTTGTTTTGTCTCTCCCAATGAAATTCATTCGTCCAGTGACCTTTCCCACCAAACGCAAGTTCCGGAACCATTGGATCGGATACCAAATTTGGGATAAATTCTTGTGATTCCCAAGGGATCCGGTTGCCTAAAAAATTCACTTTGGCAAGGTATGTTTTCCAATGTTTGGAGAATCCTCGCACTTGGAGTTTCGGTAGAGACAAACTCTCCCGTAAAAAACCCCTTAAGGTCAAAAAACCTAAAAAACCCAAATCCACCTGCGAAACCGATTGAAAATCCCAAATCTCTTCCTGTTTTTGCGGGGATAAAAACAAAGAATCCATGGCATAAAAGTCTTGGTGTTGGTAGGGGTAAAAAACGCCTGAAGAAGAAGAAACTAAAGATCCGTCCGATCGATTCACAGTTAGAATATCGACGGGAGGAGAAAAACAGAAGAGTAAAAACCGCCTGAGAACCAGGCGGTAATCAAATTAAATTCCCTTAGTCTCCAGCATACAAAGAAGTGATTTTATCTTTGTATTTTTCTGTGATCAAGTGGCGTTTCATTTTAAATAGGTTTGTCAATTCATCACCCACCTCAAAAGGTTTGGTGATGAGAATGAACGGAGTCACCTGTTCAAAAGATTTAAATCCTGTTTTGGTATTGTTGAGGGCTTTGATTTCCTTTTTGTAGAAATCGAGAACCTTCGTATTTTCGATGAGTTTTTGTTTGTCTGTCTCAGAAATACCGTTTTCCTTTGCCCACTCAGTCAGTTTATCAAAATCAGGAACTACAAGAGCACCTAAGTTCTTTTGGTCTTGTCCAATGACCATGACTTGTGCAATGAAAGGAGATTCTGTGAGTTTGTCCTCAATAGGAACCGGCTCAACGTTTTCTCCACCAAGTAAAACTACCGTATCTTTTGCACGACCTGTGATGGTGAGGGTCTTTTTGAAATTAAACATTCCAATATCCCCTGTATCCATCCAACCGTCTTTCAAAACTTTTGCAGTCGTTTCTGGGTTTTTGTAATAACCTTTCATGACTTGTGGTCCACGGATGTGAATGACCCCACGCGCTCCATATTTTCCAGAAATGAGTTTTTGGTTGGCATCAATATGAGTGAGAACCTTTCCTAAATCATCACGAATTTGTACGGAAGTCTCAGGAGTGATCACTCCCACAGAACCTTGGACTAACTTTTTAAAAGTTCTTACAGAAATGACCGGAGAAGTTTCCGTCATTCCATACCCTTCCAAAACGTTGATTCCAATATCGTTGAAGAAAGCGTCCACATGTCTTTGAAGGGCACCACCACCAGAAACAGAAGCCTTGAGTTCTCCACCAGTAGCCTCTCTGATTTTAGAAAGCACGACCAGATCCAAAAGGAAATAAGGCACTGCTAAAACAATGGCAACTGTTAGATAGTAGATTCCCTTGAAAAGAGAAACGATTGGATTTCTTCCAACGTAATCCACTTGGTTTCCTTTTAAAAACCTTGTGGCTGCGTTAAAATGTTTGGAGAAAAAATAAGCCAAGTTGAACAACCCGCGACGAATCGCAGGAGTTTGTTTTGGATCATTGATTCTTGTATAAATTCCGTTATAGATACTTTCCCAAAGTCTAGGAGCAGATGCCATAAAGGTTGGTTTTGCCTTTTTCATGTCATCACGAAGGTCTCGAACATTGGTATAGTAAGTAGCACAACCAGCTGCAATCGCTAAGTATTCAAATACTCTTTCAAATACGTGCCAAACAGGAAGGATAGACAACATTCTTTCATCTTGTTTAATTTCAATCATACTTCCTAGAATGGAAGATGTTTGGTGGATCATGTTGCTATGTTTCAACATAACCCCTTTTGGCATTCCTGTAGTTCCAGAAGTATAGATGATTGTGAAAAGGTCATCAGGAGCAATGGCTTTCATTCGCTCTTCTGCTTTTTTGGAACCTTTTGCACGAAGTTCCTTACCTTTCTCAATTAAATCATAAAGTTTTAAAACACCCGTTGCAGTGGATTTGTTATCCATAACAATCAGCGTTTTTGCAAATTCCAATTGTGAACGGTTTTTTTGAAATTTCTCGAGCATCTTATCATTCTCAAGAAACACAACTTTCGCTTCACAATGGTTTAGAATATAAGCAATTTCTGAATCGGTAATGTCTGTCCCTCTTGGAACATCACAAGCACCGGACATAAGAATTCCATAATCCGAAACGATCCACTCTAAGCGGTTATCTGCAAGCAAGGCAACATTTTCTTTGGCAGAAACACCCAAATCAATGAGAGCTTCCGCTAAGTTGATACCAAGATCATATACTTCTTTAAAAGTGACGGGTTTATAGGACTTAGATTCATCCTTACTAACGAACGCGGGGCGGTTCCCAAATTTTTCAGCAGTCTGCTGGAAGAGTTCGGGCAAATTGGCTGGCATTATACTGACTCCTTTCTCAAAAGAAAACGTAAAAAGGTATCTTTAAGGGACTTTTTTAACGAACATGAGTCAAGACATTTTCAATCTTGTCATTGAATTCAAGGGAAAATCAAAATGTTGTTTCGCATTGCACAATTATGGCAGATCCGACGCTGCCCAAACATGGGAACGAATCACAAGCCCAGAAAGGTCGGATTCAATAATTCCATACTGTCGATATACTATTTTGCCGGATCTATCAAAGACAAGTAGACAGGGAATCCCTTCTACATGATAAAAATCTGTCATTTTCCAGTCTTTATCCAGTAAGGTGGGATAGTTCATTTTCAATCGCTGCATATCTTTTTGGATCTTTTCTAAGGGTTCTGAAGTGTCAGTGTTGATCCCTCTGAAGATAAAATCTTTTTCTGAAACAGAGGCCTTCCATTGATTGATTGTGGGAACTGCCTTGGCACAAGGTTCACACCAAGTAGCCCAAAAATCCAAAACCACAACTTTCCCCTTAAAATCCTCTAATCTTTCATTCTTACCTTGCAAATCGGGGAGTGGCTCTGGATAAAAATCACTCGGTTCCCCTTGGGGTTTACAAAAAAAGAGAGAAAGAAGAAAGATAAGATAAAAACTGGATTTAGACTGTAACAAAGTTTGGACCATCATTTTTGAATTCATTGATTTATAATTACTTCTCCAACTTAGACGAATGGAATGATTACGTAAAGGGAAACTGGACCGGAAAAGGAATTTCTATGATCCCTTCCACTGTCCAACCTTATGAAACTGGGGATGAAACAACCGTTATCTGGAAAGCAGGCGCAAAAGAGATCAAATCTGTCTTCAAACGAAGTAAGGTCGAATTTTCTCTCATTTGGGTATTAGATTCAGAAGTTCTTTGCGACCGGATCAAACTAAAAGCAAAAGACGAAGATTGGGAATGTGAAATCCAAGCCATGACAAAAGATCGGTTTCACCTACATGTCCTACCGAAATCAGAGAATTCCAAAATTCTATATTCGGGGGTTGTCACAAAAAAAACTGGGTTATTCTCCTTCCTGTAAAACTTTTCGAAAAACCTCTTCTGTGATTTTTGCCGCATTCTCCCAAGTGAACTCAGAAATCGATACATTCGAAGGTTTGGGATTTTCGTAAAACTTTTTAATCCTTTCTGCCCAGGCTTTGGCATCATCCTTCGATTGGTAAGGAAGATATGTCACGCCGTCTTTTCCTATTTCACGAAAAGTAGGGATATCAGAAACAATACAATTCAAACCATGAAAGATCGCTTCCACCATTGGAATTCCGAACCCCTCGTATTTACTCGCAAAAGTAAATAGTCCGGCTCTTTTATATAAATGTTGTAATTCAGAATCAGAAACAGAATCCAAAATATGAATGTCTTTGTATAAACTTCGTTCTTGTAATAACTCTTCGATAAATTCAGGAGATTCCCAACCAATTTTTCCAACGATCACCCAAGGCCTATAATGGTGAGGATCAACTTTACGATATTCGCGAAAGACTTCGAGTAAAAATGGATAGTTTTTTCTGGGTTCAATGGTGGATACAGATAACAAATAATCTGTTCCTAAATCCTTAATGCGTAGAGTCGGTTCCGTTTCCAAAAGTTTTGTCATCTCTTGGATATTCACACCAGGGTAAGAAACCCCTGTTTGTTCCACAGGATAACCAAACTTACGACACATATCATCACTGGTTTGTTTTGATATAGACAGAATAAATCTGGACCTTCTTACGGAATAACTTTGAAACAATCTTTGTTGTATTTTGGCGATCCAACGCATGGTTTCTGGATATAAATACAAAACCAAATCGCAATAGGTAAGCACTGCAACAAGAGATCTTGGTAAAAAGGGAGGTAAAACTTGTTGAGAACCCCAAAACAAATCCAAACGATTTTTTAACAAATACAAGGGAATGAATAGATTATAATACAAACCACCTTTCCATTTCAAAACCCCACCACCACTAACCCACGTTACGTTAGAAAGATCCAAAACAGCTTTATGGTCAGGATGGATGGGTAAATGAGAAAATAGAAAGAATTCGTATTCTTCTTTATGAGGAAAGGCTTTTAAAGTTTCTGCAATGAGCCTTCCCACACCGGAAATACGAGTGGATAAAGGTCTGGCATCAAGGCCAATTCGTTTGGTATTTTTTACCATCGTTCCTTTACCTTAAGTGACAATTGGTGAAAATCAATTTTGGATTCCAAATACTGAACCGCTGCTTTTTTACCTGCCACAAGACCAAAAGAAAGCGTTTGGGCTTGGTTGAACTTGTACCCCTTGTCCTTTAAAGGAAAACTAGTAAAGTTCTCTTCATCTAAAAGAGCAATCCCACCACAAATGTCCCATTCGTTTTTGGGTTTTAGAGAAACGATTAAATCAATAAAGCCTGCAGACAACAAACCTAACTTGTAAGCAATACTTCCCATAGAGCGAATTTCAAAGTCCTCTTGCCAGAAAACATCAGAAAACAAACCTTCTTTCATTTCCGATAAAGAAACAAGTAAAACAGGTTTACTAGCGACAGGTTTTGATTCTTCTAAGGGATGGAGCACGGAACCACTTTCCACAACTAAGATTCTAAAGTTTTCTTCTGTAGCAAAGGGAGGATGTAATTTAGCAAAAAAAGTGTTTCTGTTTTTAGAAAAAAATTCACCAGTAGCGGGATTAAAAATCACCCCCCAGATGGCTTCCCCGTTGCGAACAAGACCAAGACTGAGTGCGAACTGATCATTTTTTTTGACAAATTCACGAGTGCCATCAATAGGGTCTAAAATCCAAACCCATTCCTTGCTCAAACGACTGTTAGTATCCAATTTTTCTTCCGATAAAAACCCATGATTAGGAAAATAATTCGAAATTTTTTCAAAAAGAAACTCGCTCGCAAAAAGATCGGCTTCTGTAACGGGATCGTTTCCACCCTTATCTCGGATTTTGAAATCCGATTTATAAATAGAAAGAATCGAATCACCAACAGATAATACCCAGCGCCAAACTTCCCTGAAATCGTGTTCTTCCATTTCCGTCCTTACCGGAGATTTAATTCTTTTTTTCTTCTTTATGAGCGCCGGAACTAAGGTCCAAACCATCAGGTTTTTCTAAAACGATTTCTTCTGAAGGAGAGGTAACATAAGTTTCTGGATCTACAGGAAATTGGTATTGAAAATAATAATTCTTATATTTAACAAAAAAAGTATTAGTACCTTCTGGACGTTCTGTTTGTAAGTCCTGAAATTTTAATTCCTTTAAATCCTTTTTAGGATTGGATAGTTTTTTGGAGAGTGTACTTCTGACTGAGCTCACCATATTGGTTTCGAAATTTTTCTTTTTCTGTTCTTCTGTCAGTTTCGGATTTCGAAGGTAATCCTCTAACTTTGTAAACTCTTCCGCCAAACCTGAGTTTTGTTGTGAATATACAAAAGTCACAGGAAATAATACAACAATACAAAAAATCCAAACTCGTTTCATTGTTAACCCTCTTCTTGTTTATGAAATTATCTCTAATGGTGTGTATGCCAATAAGAATTTTTTATCTAAATGGGAACCGAATCTGACTTCTACTTTGCGATTGTCTCCTGATCCAGAAACAGTCAAAATTCGCCCTTCTCCGTAGACTTTATGACGCACTTTCGTTCCCACTTGGTAGTCCCCATCCCCAGTTTTGGCAAGGACCGATTCAAATTTTTCTTCCGACTTTTGGAATCTCTCTGCACGCGGGGCAAACTCAGGCCTACGAACTCCATACCGGTTTTCTGTAAATTCACCTTCTAGGTATTGGTTCGGAAGTTCCTCTAAAAATTGAGAGGGAAGTCTTGCTTCTACATCTCCAAATTTTCTTGTAAACCTTGAAAAACTAATCTCTAAATTTTTTCTAGCCCGAGTGATGGCCACATAAGCAAGCCTTCTTTCTTCTTCCAATCCATCGGCCGAATCAATCGATAAAAAATGGGGAAAGGTTCCCTCTTCCATTCCCGCCATAAAAACATGTTGGAATTCCAAACCTTTGGCATTGTGAACTGTCATTAGGATCACATAGTCCGGTAAATCTTTTGTATTGTCTTCGCTAGTGATGAGAGAGATATTTCCAAGGTATTCTTCGAGTGTGGCTTCAGGATTATTTTCTTCAAATTCTTTCAGTGCATTGACAAATTCATTTAAATTGGAAAGCCGAGAAAAAGAATCTTCTGTTCCTTCATTTTCTAAAAACTCCCGGTAACCCGAATGTTCCAAAACTTCATAAGCAATTTCTGAGGGAGTTTTTTTTCCAAGATCTTCCATTGCAGAATCAAACATCCTGTACAAAGAACTCAACTTTTGTAAGGTTCCCTTTTTGATTTCAGGAACTGCTTTCCCCAAACATTCGAATAAAGAAATACCTTCATTCACTGAATGAGATAACAAACGACTCACCGTTGTATCACCGATCCCACGTGGAGGTGAGTTAATAATCCGAAGGAGTGAGGTAGAGTCCACGGGATTCACAACAACAGAAAGGTAAGCAATTAAATCCTTTACCTCTTTTCTGTCAAAAAATCGAAAACCCCCAAAAATCTTATAAGGAATGGCTCTTTTTCGTAAGGCCTCTTCAAAGTATCGGGACTGGGAATTGGTTCTATAAAAAACAGCAAACTGAGAATACTTTTGTCCTCGTCTCACCCCAGATTGAATTTTTTGAACAATTCCTTCCGCTTCTTCCAGTTCATTTTGATAAGAACTGAGTTTGATTTTATCGCCCATTGGATTTTCAGTGCGAAGGGTTTTATTAGTTCTTTGTTTGTTATTGGAAATTAACGCAGCAGCCGTTTCGATAATGGTTTTTGTGGAACGATAGTTTTCTTCCAACTTAACCACAACGGCTTCAGGATAATCTTTTTTGAAATTTAGAATATTCGAAATATCCGCACCACGCCAAGAATATATAGACTGGTCATCATCGCCCACAACACATAAGTTTTTATGGAATGAAGAAAGTGACTGAACCAAGTGATATTGGATTTTATTTGTATCTTGGTATTCATCTACCATGATGTATTTCCATAACCTTTGGTATTTTTCCAAAATCACAGGGAAATCACGGAACAAAATTACGGTTTTTAAAATTAGGTCTCCAAAATCGAGAGCGTTTCTTAGATCCTTTCTTTTTTCATATTCTAAAAAAACGGAAGCAATTGTCTTTGTATAAGAATCATCTGCCTTTTTTTTGGCATATTCTTCAGCAGTCATAAACGAATCTTTTGCACCGGAAAACGTATTAGCAAGGCTTGAAGGACGAAACTCTTTTGTATCCATATCCTTGGATTTTAGAATTTCTTTAATGAGGGATTCTTGCATATCGCTGTCATAAACAGTGAAATTATTTCCAAGTCCTAAGGCTTTACCTTCTCTCCGAAGTAAATACAAACAAAGTGAGTGAAAGGTTCTCACCAAAGGTTCCCCACTCCCCTCAGGTAATAAACTGCGACAACGAGTGCGCATTTCTTCTGCGGCTTTGTTCGTAAAGGTAACAGCTAGAATTTGGTTCGGATAAACCTTATGATTTAAAATTAAGTTGGCAATCCGGTAGGTGATCACTCGGGTTTTTCCAGAACCCGCGCCAGCTAAAATCAGTAGAGGACCTTCTACTGACTCAACTGCTTTTTTTTGTTCGGAATTGAGTCCAACTAACTCCACTTAGAATCGCATATCTCCAATACCAAAAACAAACTGAAAACTGTTGTTATCGGGATAGAGTCCGAAAGGTCTGTCTTCCACTCCCGTATAACGGATCCTTTGTGCAAAATACAAACGAAGCGGTAATACTGGAATTTGAATTCTGAGACCAAAACCCCAAGAGAAGCGAAAGTTCGACATAGATAAGTTCTTACTAGATAAAACCAAATTCCCTGGATCGTTCACAACTAAAGGAGATTCCGGTAATTTTTGCCCATAGGAATTATAGTTCTCATAGAGATAAGTCTCAACAGGTTCTGAATAACGTTGCGCTCGAACTAAATTATCGTAATTTTTAAAGAACTCTTTTCTTTCCCCAACAGCGCGGTTGATTTGTTCATACATAGCACCGGCATCAAAGAAAATCACAAACCATAATAAGGAAGGTTCAATAGGAAATCTTAACTCAGATGTAAATAAAACCCGGCTTGAGGCCCCATCTTTCCATTCATCAGGATAGTATTTATCATCAAAGAACCATCCACGAAGAGATTCATATCCCCCGAGAAAAAGCCTATCTTGTACTTGAATATAAGGAATTCGTTCCTTATCTTGATTTTTATATTTTGGTGTTCTTTCAAAGGTAAAGACCGATGAAGTTCTGAACTGTTGCACCACACGCCAGCGCCTAAGTGCGTTTTTACGAATGAGTCCAAAGAAAGTATAATCAAACCAAGTATGGTAATATTCCAAAATCGGGCTGAATTGGTCGAAATGACTCTCTCCACCAAGGAACTGGCCCACATTGTCCACAGAGAAAATTAAATTAAAACCTTGGGTCGAATTGAATACGTTATCCCGGCTATCATAAGCAATACCATTTGTTAGCTGAGAACG
This genomic window contains:
- a CDS encoding TlpA disulfide reductase family protein, which encodes MNSKMMVQTLLQSKSSFYLIFLLSLFFCKPQGEPSDFYPEPLPDLQGKNERLEDFKGKVVVLDFWATWCEPCAKAVPTINQWKASVSEKDFIFRGINTDTSEPLEKIQKDMQRLKMNYPTLLDKDWKMTDFYHVEGIPCLLVFDRSGKIVYRQYGIIESDLSGLVIRSHVWAASDLP
- a CDS encoding ATP-dependent helicase codes for the protein MELVGLNSEQKKAVESVEGPLLILAGAGSGKTRVITYRIANLILNHKVYPNQILAVTFTNKAAEEMRTRCRSLLPEGSGEPLVRTFHSLCLYLLRREGKALGLGNNFTVYDSDMQESLIKEILKSKDMDTKEFRPSSLANTFSGAKDSFMTAEEYAKKKADDSYTKTIASVFLEYEKRKDLRNALDFGDLILKTVILFRDFPVILEKYQRLWKYIMVDEYQDTNKIQYHLVQSLSSFHKNLCVVGDDDQSIYSWRGADISNILNFKKDYPEAVVVKLEENYRSTKTIIETAAALISNNKQRTNKTLRTENPMGDKIKLSSYQNELEEAEGIVQKIQSGVRRGQKYSQFAVFYRTNSQSRYFEEALRKRAIPYKIFGGFRFFDRKEVKDLIAYLSVVVNPVDSTSLLRIINSPPRGIGDTTVSRLLSHSVNEGISLFECLGKAVPEIKKGTLQKLSSLYRMFDSAMEDLGKKTPSEIAYEVLEHSGYREFLENEGTEDSFSRLSNLNEFVNALKEFEENNPEATLEEYLGNISLITSEDNTKDLPDYVILMTVHNAKGLEFQHVFMAGMEEGTFPHFLSIDSADGLEEERRLAYVAITRARKNLEISFSRFTRKFGDVEARLPSQFLEELPNQYLEGEFTENRYGVRRPEFAPRAERFQKSEEKFESVLAKTGDGDYQVGTKVRHKVYGEGRILTVSGSGDNRKVEVRFGSHLDKKFLLAYTPLEIIS
- a CDS encoding glycosyltransferase family 4 protein: MVKNTKRIGLDARPLSTRISGVGRLIAETLKAFPHKEEYEFFLFSHLPIHPDHKAVLDLSNVTWVSGGGVLKWKGGLYYNLFIPLYLLKNRLDLFWGSQQVLPPFLPRSLVAVLTYCDLVLYLYPETMRWIAKIQQRLFQSYSVRRSRFILSISKQTSDDMCRKFGYPVEQTGVSYPGVNIQEMTKLLETEPTLRIKDLGTDYLLSVSTIEPRKNYPFLLEVFREYRKVDPHHYRPWVIVGKIGWESPEFIEELLQERSLYKDIHILDSVSDSELQHLYKRAGLFTFASKYEGFGIPMVEAIFHGLNCIVSDIPTFREIGKDGVTYLPYQSKDDAKAWAERIKKFYENPKPSNVSISEFTWENAAKITEEVFRKVLQEGE
- a CDS encoding LIC11625 family surface-exposed protein → MKRVWIFCIVVLFPVTFVYSQQNSGLAEEFTKLEDYLRNPKLTEEQKKKNFETNMVSSVRSTLSKKLSNPKKDLKELKFQDLQTERPEGTNTFFVKYKNYYFQYQFPVDPETYVTSPSEEIVLEKPDGLDLSSGAHKEEKKN
- a CDS encoding LON peptidase substrate-binding domain-containing protein produces the protein MFLPLHIFEPRYRMMLDFCMENGGELGMAPYPKNWIGAGAPPIPEIVGYGHIIQKESLPDGRSNIILEGIGTAEIVSLDSTEPFYIAQIVRREHERNKNVSESLKEKIEELLVLTKRILLAEGAEEDLILKMNQILVHPFPVDFIASLIYFDFKTKQTILETTHLETKADLLKTILLGLNLSE
- a CDS encoding LIC11631 family protein → MNRSDGSLVSSSSGVFYPYQHQDFYAMDSLFLSPQKQEEIWDFQSVSQVDLGFLGFLTLRGFLRESLSLPKLQVRGFSKHWKTYLAKVNFLGNRIPWESQEFIPNLVSDPMVPELAFGGKGHWTNEFHWERQNKETTSVFFSATNKQSEGDVAISDLMKDFLYYSQTNHYLERAYIRKENSSYLYLNAKESNPRVFFRENPTDLPEFLFLVAELKTKTSTHSN
- a CDS encoding 3'(2'),5'-bisphosphate nucleotidase CysQ family protein, whose product is MEEHDFREVWRWVLSVGDSILSIYKSDFKIRDKGGNDPVTEADLFASEFLFEKISNYFPNHGFLSEEKLDTNSRLSKEWVWILDPIDGTREFVKKNDQFALSLGLVRNGEAIWGVIFNPATGEFFSKNRNTFFAKLHPPFATEENFRILVVESGSVLHPLEESKPVASKPVLLVSLSEMKEGLFSDVFWQEDFEIRSMGSIAYKLGLLSAGFIDLIVSLKPKNEWDICGGIALLDEENFTSFPLKDKGYKFNQAQTLSFGLVAGKKAAVQYLESKIDFHQLSLKVKERW
- a CDS encoding AMP-dependent synthetase/ligase, whose amino-acid sequence is MPANLPELFQQTAEKFGNRPAFVSKDESKSYKPVTFKEVYDLGINLAEALIDLGVSAKENVALLADNRLEWIVSDYGILMSGACDVPRGTDITDSEIAYILNHCEAKVVFLENDKMLEKFQKNRSQLEFAKTLIVMDNKSTATGVLKLYDLIEKGKELRAKGSKKAEERMKAIAPDDLFTIIYTSGTTGMPKGVMLKHSNMIHQTSSILGSMIEIKQDERMLSILPVWHVFERVFEYLAIAAGCATYYTNVRDLRDDMKKAKPTFMASAPRLWESIYNGIYTRINDPKQTPAIRRGLFNLAYFFSKHFNAATRFLKGNQVDYVGRNPIVSLFKGIYYLTVAIVLAVPYFLLDLVVLSKIREATGGELKASVSGGGALQRHVDAFFNDIGINVLEGYGMTETSPVISVRTFKKLVQGSVGVITPETSVQIRDDLGKVLTHIDANQKLISGKYGARGVIHIRGPQVMKGYYKNPETTAKVLKDGWMDTGDIGMFNFKKTLTITGRAKDTVVLLGGENVEPVPIEDKLTESPFIAQVMVIGQDQKNLGALVVPDFDKLTEWAKENGISETDKQKLIENTKVLDFYKKEIKALNNTKTGFKSFEQVTPFILITKPFEVGDELTNLFKMKRHLITEKYKDKITSLYAGD